A region of Stigmatopora nigra isolate UIUO_SnigA chromosome 6, RoL_Snig_1.1, whole genome shotgun sequence DNA encodes the following proteins:
- the sparcl1 gene encoding SPARC-like protein 1 isoform X2 → MKACIVFICLLAVAFPLSVEPNRHGKHRTSHKAKEKDMVNEETKKDVILPILVPAEDRAQEEGEASAEDKITSEQKSSEFKILDNKSKAVLLSEEELVGLLKEEEAEEEESEKQQTNEDLDTVVGEEEFNHMEAKEKLIMMEDEPVKNESLNVHEMLIKEDQQPKLEMEIKKNEDDSFAEENIDLLEESEGSTESKFDYASDSAILSTLHITPKLVPTSDVIEEKFDSVVIDEAVTERSEPQGEASEGHIGDSRAKLASERPLAKEESADIANGKTRKSKKNQRTRKHSPQREEIQVEREESQEASPERDAGHKNGTVQKAKRRRAGQWGPLVGVNPVQIRAKVDLYPIARPSHPQEAPPDPCDNFRCKRGRMCKLDDNNEPNCVCQEPSECPPGLNEFDHVCGTDNKTYNTSCELFATKCKLEGTKWGHKLHLDYTGPCKLIPPCEDTELIQFPLRMRDWLKNVLLQLYEHDSLSPGYLTAKQRFRVKKIFESERRLHAGNHSAELLAQDFEKNYNMYIYPVHWQFAQLDQHPSDRILSHSELAPLRVPLVPMEHCTSRFFQECDADKDKQISVVEWTSCFGIKNNDMDVNLLF, encoded by the exons ATGAAGGCCTGCATTGTATTTATTTGCCTTCTGGCTGTGGCCTTCCCTTTGTCT GTAGAACCTAATCGTCATGGAAAACATAGGACTTCCCACAAGGCCAAAGAAAAG GACATGGTTAATGAGGAGACAAAGAAGGACGTGATTTTACCCATTTTAGTGCCTGCTGAAGACAGGGCGCAGGAAGAAGGGGAAGCTAGTGCAGAAGATAAAATTACCAGTGAGCAAAAGAGCAGCGAATTTAAGATATTGGACAATAAAAGCAAGGCTGTCCTTCTGAGTGAGGAGGAACTTGTAGGACTTCTAAaggaagaagaagcagaagaggaagaatCAGAAAAACAACAGACAAATGAAGACTTGGACACTGTTGTTGGTGAGGAGGAGTTCAATCATATGGAAGCAAAGGAGAAATTGATAATGATGGAAGATGAGCCAGTCAAAAATGAGAGTTTGAATGTTCATGAAATGTTAATAAAAGAAGACCAACAGCCAAAATTGGAGATGGAAATCAAGAAAAATGAGGATGATTCCTTTGCTGAGGAAAACATCGATTTGTTGGAGGAATCGGAAGGCAGCACAGAGTCCAAATTTGATTATGCTAGTGATAGCGCAATTCTGTCAACTCTCCACATAACTCCAAAATTGGTTCCTACATCAGACGTCATAGAGGAAAAGTTTGATAGTGTAGTCATAGATGAGGCCGTGACAGAACGATCTGAACCCCAAGGTGAAGCAAGTGAGGGTCATATTGGAGACAGCAGGGCCAAATTGGCCTCAGAGAGACCACTGGCTAAAGAGGAGAGTGCAGATATTGCCAATGGAAAGACAAGAAAATCAAAAAAGAACCAAAGAACAAGAAAGCACTCGCCACAACGAGAAGAAATACAAGTTGAGAGGGAAGAGAGCCAAGAGGCGTCGCCGGAGAGGGATGCAGGACACAAAAATGGCACAGTGCAGAAGGCCAAAAGGAGAAGAGCAGGACAATGG GGGCCTTTAGTAGGTGTGAACCCAGTCCAGATAAGGGCCAAAGTGGATCTGTACCCGATTGCCAGGCCCTCTCATCCCCAAGAAGCCCCTCCTG ATCCATGCGACAACTTTCGCTGCAAACGTGGAAGAATGTGCAAacttgatgataataatgagcCCAATTGTGTATGCCAGGAACCGTCAGAATGTCCGCCTGGCCTGAATGAATTTGACCAT gtttgcgGGACAGACAACAAGACGTACAACACATCATGTGAACTCTTTGCTACTAAATGCAAACTGGAAGGCACCAAATGGGGACACAAACTTCACCTGGACTACACAGGACCTTGCAAAT TGATTCCCCCATGTGAGGACACTGAACTAATTCAGTTCCCGTTGCGAATGAGGGATTGGCTGAAAAACGTGCTGCTGCAGCTTTATGAACATGACTCCCTGTCCCCCGGCTACCTGACTGCCAAGCAACGATTTAGA GTGAAGAAAATCTTTGAGAGCGAGAGACGTCTTCACGCTGGTAATCACTCTGCTGAGCTACTAGCTCAAGACTTTGAGAAGAACTACAACATGTACATTTACCCAGTGCACTGGCAATTTGCTCAACTAGACCAGCATCCCTCTGACAG AATCTTATCCCACTCGGAACTGGCCCCGCTGCGGGTGCCTTTGGTACCCATGGAACATTGCACCTCTCGCTTCTTCCAGGAGTGCGATGCCGACAAGGACAAGCAGATTTCTGTTGTTGAGTGGACTTCCTGTTTTGGCATCAAAAATA ATGACATGGATGTTAATCTTCTCTTCTAA
- the sparcl1 gene encoding SPARC-like protein 1 isoform X1 has product MLQNDSCMKACIVFICLLAVAFPLSVEPNRHGKHRTSHKAKEKDMVNEETKKDVILPILVPAEDRAQEEGEASAEDKITSEQKSSEFKILDNKSKAVLLSEEELVGLLKEEEAEEEESEKQQTNEDLDTVVGEEEFNHMEAKEKLIMMEDEPVKNESLNVHEMLIKEDQQPKLEMEIKKNEDDSFAEENIDLLEESEGSTESKFDYASDSAILSTLHITPKLVPTSDVIEEKFDSVVIDEAVTERSEPQGEASEGHIGDSRAKLASERPLAKEESADIANGKTRKSKKNQRTRKHSPQREEIQVEREESQEASPERDAGHKNGTVQKAKRRRAGQWGPLVGVNPVQIRAKVDLYPIARPSHPQEAPPDPCDNFRCKRGRMCKLDDNNEPNCVCQEPSECPPGLNEFDHVCGTDNKTYNTSCELFATKCKLEGTKWGHKLHLDYTGPCKLIPPCEDTELIQFPLRMRDWLKNVLLQLYEHDSLSPGYLTAKQRFRVKKIFESERRLHAGNHSAELLAQDFEKNYNMYIYPVHWQFAQLDQHPSDRILSHSELAPLRVPLVPMEHCTSRFFQECDADKDKQISVVEWTSCFGIKNNDMDVNLLF; this is encoded by the exons ATGTTGCAAAATGATAGCT gcATGAAGGCCTGCATTGTATTTATTTGCCTTCTGGCTGTGGCCTTCCCTTTGTCT GTAGAACCTAATCGTCATGGAAAACATAGGACTTCCCACAAGGCCAAAGAAAAG GACATGGTTAATGAGGAGACAAAGAAGGACGTGATTTTACCCATTTTAGTGCCTGCTGAAGACAGGGCGCAGGAAGAAGGGGAAGCTAGTGCAGAAGATAAAATTACCAGTGAGCAAAAGAGCAGCGAATTTAAGATATTGGACAATAAAAGCAAGGCTGTCCTTCTGAGTGAGGAGGAACTTGTAGGACTTCTAAaggaagaagaagcagaagaggaagaatCAGAAAAACAACAGACAAATGAAGACTTGGACACTGTTGTTGGTGAGGAGGAGTTCAATCATATGGAAGCAAAGGAGAAATTGATAATGATGGAAGATGAGCCAGTCAAAAATGAGAGTTTGAATGTTCATGAAATGTTAATAAAAGAAGACCAACAGCCAAAATTGGAGATGGAAATCAAGAAAAATGAGGATGATTCCTTTGCTGAGGAAAACATCGATTTGTTGGAGGAATCGGAAGGCAGCACAGAGTCCAAATTTGATTATGCTAGTGATAGCGCAATTCTGTCAACTCTCCACATAACTCCAAAATTGGTTCCTACATCAGACGTCATAGAGGAAAAGTTTGATAGTGTAGTCATAGATGAGGCCGTGACAGAACGATCTGAACCCCAAGGTGAAGCAAGTGAGGGTCATATTGGAGACAGCAGGGCCAAATTGGCCTCAGAGAGACCACTGGCTAAAGAGGAGAGTGCAGATATTGCCAATGGAAAGACAAGAAAATCAAAAAAGAACCAAAGAACAAGAAAGCACTCGCCACAACGAGAAGAAATACAAGTTGAGAGGGAAGAGAGCCAAGAGGCGTCGCCGGAGAGGGATGCAGGACACAAAAATGGCACAGTGCAGAAGGCCAAAAGGAGAAGAGCAGGACAATGG GGGCCTTTAGTAGGTGTGAACCCAGTCCAGATAAGGGCCAAAGTGGATCTGTACCCGATTGCCAGGCCCTCTCATCCCCAAGAAGCCCCTCCTG ATCCATGCGACAACTTTCGCTGCAAACGTGGAAGAATGTGCAAacttgatgataataatgagcCCAATTGTGTATGCCAGGAACCGTCAGAATGTCCGCCTGGCCTGAATGAATTTGACCAT gtttgcgGGACAGACAACAAGACGTACAACACATCATGTGAACTCTTTGCTACTAAATGCAAACTGGAAGGCACCAAATGGGGACACAAACTTCACCTGGACTACACAGGACCTTGCAAAT TGATTCCCCCATGTGAGGACACTGAACTAATTCAGTTCCCGTTGCGAATGAGGGATTGGCTGAAAAACGTGCTGCTGCAGCTTTATGAACATGACTCCCTGTCCCCCGGCTACCTGACTGCCAAGCAACGATTTAGA GTGAAGAAAATCTTTGAGAGCGAGAGACGTCTTCACGCTGGTAATCACTCTGCTGAGCTACTAGCTCAAGACTTTGAGAAGAACTACAACATGTACATTTACCCAGTGCACTGGCAATTTGCTCAACTAGACCAGCATCCCTCTGACAG AATCTTATCCCACTCGGAACTGGCCCCGCTGCGGGTGCCTTTGGTACCCATGGAACATTGCACCTCTCGCTTCTTCCAGGAGTGCGATGCCGACAAGGACAAGCAGATTTCTGTTGTTGAGTGGACTTCCTGTTTTGGCATCAAAAATA ATGACATGGATGTTAATCTTCTCTTCTAA